A region from the Variovorax sp. RKNM96 genome encodes:
- a CDS encoding SDR family oxidoreductase, translating into MTTTRNTQVAIVTGASRGIGAAVAQRLSKDGFAVAVNYASGSAQADALVAELTAAGGKAIAVKADVASADEVRAMFDTVEAQLGKVDVLVNNAGVLKTVPLADHTDALYDQTFDINVRGTFNTLREAATRLNAGGRIVNFSSTTLALNMPGYAIYNATKAAVEAFTHVFAKELRGRNVTVNAVAPGPIATSLFLDGKTEEQIQAFAKMPPLQRLGQPEDIASVVSFLAGPDAGWVNGQILRANGGVA; encoded by the coding sequence ATGACCACCACCCGCAACACCCAAGTCGCCATCGTCACCGGCGCATCGCGCGGCATCGGCGCCGCCGTCGCGCAGCGCCTCTCCAAGGACGGCTTCGCCGTCGCCGTCAACTACGCCTCGGGCTCGGCGCAGGCCGACGCGCTGGTCGCCGAACTCACGGCCGCCGGCGGCAAGGCCATCGCGGTCAAGGCCGACGTGGCCAGCGCCGACGAAGTGCGCGCCATGTTCGACACCGTCGAAGCGCAACTGGGCAAGGTCGACGTGCTGGTCAACAACGCCGGCGTGCTCAAGACGGTGCCGCTGGCCGACCACACCGACGCGCTCTACGACCAGACCTTCGACATCAACGTGCGCGGCACCTTCAACACGCTGCGCGAAGCCGCCACGCGGCTGAACGCGGGCGGGCGCATCGTCAATTTCTCAAGCACCACGCTCGCGCTGAACATGCCCGGCTACGCCATCTACAACGCCACCAAGGCGGCGGTCGAGGCCTTCACGCATGTGTTCGCCAAGGAACTGCGCGGTCGCAATGTCACGGTGAACGCCGTCGCGCCGGGCCCGATCGCCACTTCGCTGTTCCTCGACGGCAAGACCGAAGAACAGATCCAGGCCTTCGCCAAGATGCCGCCGCTGCAGCGCCTGGGCCAGCCCGAGGACATCGCCTCGGTGGTGTCGTTCCTGGCCGGCCCGGATGCGGGCTGGGTCAATGGCCAGATCCTGCGCGCCAATGGCGGCGTGGCCTGA
- a CDS encoding LysR family transcriptional regulator: MDRFQEMQAFVRIAERQSFTQASEDLQIPRATVTTLIKRMEERIGTRLLERTTRTVRLTQDGEAYYRRCVRLLADMEEAEGSFRNEAPKGLLRVNLQGTLARHFVVPALPGFLARYPELQLHIGEDDRLVDLVREGIDCVLRAGTLQDSSMVGRRVALLPQVTVASPEYLAKYGEPENMEALASHRAVNYISSGTGKVVPLEFTVDGRVTTVDLPATVSVTGTDLYTGSSVAGLGLVQVPRYRVAAELADGRLKVLMADFAPPPMPVSVLYSQNRQLSSRVRVFTQWMRDIFEAAEP; this comes from the coding sequence ATGGACCGCTTCCAGGAAATGCAGGCCTTCGTGCGCATCGCCGAGCGCCAGAGCTTCACCCAGGCCTCCGAAGACCTGCAGATCCCGCGCGCCACGGTCACCACGCTCATCAAGCGCATGGAAGAGCGCATCGGCACGCGCCTCTTGGAGCGCACCACGCGCACCGTGCGGCTCACGCAGGACGGCGAGGCCTACTACCGCCGCTGCGTGCGCCTGCTGGCCGACATGGAAGAGGCCGAGGGATCGTTCCGCAACGAGGCGCCCAAGGGCCTGCTGCGCGTGAACCTGCAGGGCACGCTCGCGCGGCACTTCGTGGTGCCAGCGCTGCCCGGTTTTCTTGCGCGCTACCCCGAGCTGCAACTGCACATCGGCGAGGACGACCGGCTGGTCGACCTCGTGCGCGAAGGCATCGATTGCGTGCTGCGCGCAGGCACGCTGCAGGATTCATCGATGGTCGGGCGGCGCGTCGCGCTGCTGCCGCAGGTGACGGTCGCGAGCCCCGAGTACCTCGCGAAGTACGGCGAGCCGGAGAACATGGAAGCGCTGGCCTCGCACCGCGCGGTCAACTACATCTCCAGCGGCACGGGCAAGGTGGTGCCGCTCGAATTCACGGTCGATGGCCGGGTGACGACCGTGGACCTGCCGGCGACCGTCTCGGTGACCGGCACCGATCTCTACACGGGCTCGTCGGTCGCCGGGCTCGGGCTGGTGCAGGTGCCGCGCTACCGCGTGGCGGCCGAGTTGGCGGACGGCCGGCTGAAGGTGCTGATGGCCGATTTCGCGCCGCCGCCGATGCCGGTGTCGGTGCTCTATTCGCAGAACCGCCAGCTGTCGTCGCGAGTGCGCGTGTTCACGCAGTGGATGCGCGACATCTTCGAGGCGGCGGAGCCCTGA